A single genomic interval of Deinococcus betulae harbors:
- a CDS encoding S1 family peptidase, giving the protein MKFLPLAALLLLSSSSASAAFEQRLLASPEVQLAQKLGVNSVTYAGGVLTASVTQQLSAQRAAPLTVQQVQAALKAQGLSPQLASRVTALNTVTVAYSAPQVARYAGAVEDVLDGQTWPHTISADFQRGQVAVSLDVKHHEAFKKLLGSRVPAAALRLGGAPQLRTLSDNGSPSTNQYIQERVRPWGGGARINSGGLECSAGWFGVKNGETYLVTAAHCVNPSRTTSFYQYLAGDGDLIGATTNVHRSGTDAIAIRLTTTNYSPEALVADDWSGRIISRESQKGGAPAPNMAQKIKLSGATSYRREWTWFVDFNRIAVQKQRIQTDSGFVVDAYTSCIVASYDQAKNPRKLNGAPQGGDSGGVLLNEASQVMGTMTAIGPFDPTRPARDWEMAYCFTNWDDATRQTGVTPISK; this is encoded by the coding sequence ATGAAATTTTTGCCCCTCGCCGCCCTGCTCCTCCTGAGTTCCTCATCGGCCAGCGCCGCTTTCGAGCAGCGCCTCCTGGCCAGTCCCGAAGTCCAGCTCGCCCAGAAGCTGGGCGTCAACTCGGTGACCTACGCCGGCGGCGTGCTGACCGCCAGTGTGACCCAGCAGCTGAGTGCCCAGCGCGCCGCGCCCCTCACCGTGCAGCAGGTGCAGGCCGCCCTGAAAGCCCAGGGCCTCAGCCCCCAGCTGGCCAGCCGCGTCACCGCCCTGAACACGGTCACCGTGGCGTACAGCGCGCCGCAAGTGGCCAGGTACGCGGGCGCCGTCGAGGATGTCCTGGACGGCCAGACCTGGCCCCACACCATCAGCGCCGACTTCCAGCGCGGCCAAGTCGCGGTCAGTCTCGATGTCAAACATCACGAGGCCTTCAAGAAGCTCCTGGGCAGCCGCGTACCGGCCGCCGCCCTGCGACTCGGCGGCGCGCCGCAGCTGCGCACCCTCTCGGACAACGGCTCCCCCAGCACCAATCAGTACATCCAGGAGCGCGTCCGGCCCTGGGGCGGCGGCGCCCGCATCAACTCCGGCGGCCTGGAATGTTCTGCCGGTTGGTTCGGCGTGAAAAACGGGGAAACCTACCTCGTCACGGCCGCCCACTGCGTCAACCCCAGCCGCACCACCAGCTTTTATCAGTATCTGGCGGGCGACGGTGACCTGATCGGCGCCACCACGAACGTCCACCGCAGTGGCACCGACGCCATTGCCATCCGGCTGACCACCACCAACTACAGCCCTGAGGCCCTGGTGGCGGACGACTGGTCCGGCCGCATCATCAGCCGCGAGAGTCAGAAAGGCGGCGCGCCCGCGCCGAACATGGCGCAGAAGATCAAGCTCAGCGGCGCGACCAGCTACCGGCGCGAGTGGACGTGGTTCGTCGACTTCAACCGCATCGCCGTGCAAAAACAGCGCATTCAAACGGACAGCGGCTTCGTGGTGGACGCGTACACGTCCTGCATTGTGGCCAGCTATGACCAGGCCAAAAACCCACGCAAGCTCAACGGCGCGCCGCAGGGTGGGGACAGTGGCGGGGTGCTGCTGAATGAAGCCAGCCAGGTCATGGGCACGATGACGGCCATCGGCCCCTTCGATCCCACGCGCCCAGCGCGGGACTGGGAAATGGCGTACTGCTTTACCAACTGGGACGACGCCACCCGGCAGACCGGCGTGACCCCCATTAGCAAGTAA
- a CDS encoding HU family DNA-binding protein, with product MTKKSAKTVAPKAPKAATPKSAATTDAPATEGQKIGKTQLVALVAERTGLTKLQSEAAVVAALDGIVEAVKAGRSVGLAGLGTLNVKATAARTGVKPRTGERIQIPAGKKVAFKAATTLKGTL from the coding sequence ATGACGAAAAAGTCGGCGAAGACGGTTGCCCCGAAAGCCCCCAAGGCCGCTACTCCGAAGAGCGCGGCCACGACCGATGCCCCGGCCACCGAGGGCCAGAAGATCGGCAAGACCCAGCTCGTGGCGCTGGTGGCCGAGCGCACGGGCCTGACGAAGCTGCAGAGCGAGGCGGCCGTGGTGGCGGCCCTGGACGGGATCGTCGAAGCGGTCAAGGCGGGGCGGAGCGTGGGCCTGGCCGGTTTGGGCACCCTGAATGTGAAGGCGACGGCCGCGCGCACCGGGGTCAAGCCGCGTACGGGCGAGCGGATTCAGATTCCGGCGGGCAAGAAGGTCGCCTTCAAGGCGGCGACCACGTTGAAGGGAACGTTGTAA